The window ACCCCATGTACTTCGACCCGGAGAACATCGTGAAGCTCGCCATCGAAGGCGGCTGCAACGCCGTCGCTTCCACCCTAGGAGTGCTCGGGGCGGTGGCGCGCAAGTACGCCCACAAAATCCCGTTCATCCTCAAGATCAATCACAACGAGTTCCTGAGCTATCCCAATTCCTACGACCAGATCCTGTTCGCTTCGGTCAAGCAGGCCTTCGAGATGGGGGCCTGCGCGGTGGGCGCCACCATCTATTTCGGCTCCGAGGAATCCAAGCGCCAGATCCAGGAGATCACCAAGGCCTTCGAATACGCCCACGAGCTGGGCATGGTCACCATCCTGTGGGCTTACCTGCGCAATCCCGCGTTCAAGCAGCAGGACAAGGACTACCACCTGGCGGCGGACTTGACCGGGCAGGCCAACCACCTGTCGGTCACCCTCCAGGCGGACATCGTCAAGCAGAAGATGGCGGAAACGAACGGCGGCTACAACGTGCTCAAGTTCGGCAAGACCCATGCCAAGGTCTACTCGGAGCTCACCTCGGACCATCCCATTGACATGGTCCGCTACCAGGTGGCCAACTGCTACATGGGACGAGCAGGGCTCATCAACTCGGGCGGCGAGTCCAAGGGGGAGGGCGACCTGGCCCAGGCGGTGCGCACGGCGGTGATCAACAAGCGCGCCGGCGGCATGGGGCTCATCTCCGGCCGCAAGGCGTTCCAGAAGCCGTTCAAGGAGGGTATTGCACTGCTCAACGCGATCCAGGACGTGTATCTGTCCAAGGATGTGACCGTGGCCTGATCACCGGAAGACAGGCTAAGTTAACTGCCAGAGCTGATTGCAGCAAACGGAGGCCCGCGGCGACGAACCGTGGGCTTTGTTTTAGGTAGATGCCCTGAATCTAAGCGGTATGCAAGTTAGCGCCTTGATCAATTGGATAAAGGGCCGTCGTTTCACGCGAGCCCTAGGATCTGTTTGAGCTCCTGTACCTTACTCCTGCTGACCGGGATAGCAGTTTCCTTTTCGTCGTCCATGATGACCAGATAATGGTCGTCTACCTTTTCGAAGCGCTTCGCATGCTGGATGTTGATCAAGTGGCATCGATGAGTCCGGATGTATTGCTGGGGATTGAGACGGGTCTGCAAATCCGATAGGGAAAGGTTACAAAAGTGCTTCTGGTTCCTGGTATACACATTGGTATAGTGGCCATCGGATTGGAGGTGTACCACATCATTCAAGTCGAGGAGCAGCACTTGATTTTTGCTATAAACAGGCAGCTTTAACAGAAGTCGGGGCCTGTCAGGACTGCCGTCCCCCTCGCACGGCCGAGTAGTAATGTCTGTCAGGTCATAAAACAAAAGACAGGTTCCGGCGATCCGTTGCTCCGATAGCAGCTTGGTGACCTTGATAAGCAGTACCCGGTCTGGGATCGTGATCATCATGGTCATTGGTGGCGTGGAGTCCATCGGGCACATCGCCGCCTTCCCCGCCGATTCGAGCAACCATTGGATTTTTTCCCGGCTTTTCTCCGGGTGAAGCTGAAAGACGTTTCTGCCGATCGGGTTTCCGCGGATGCTGCCTAGAACGCGGATGGCGACGTTGTTCATGGAAGACACATTGTTATTCTCGTCGAGCAGGACAACGCCCGGATCGAATTTCTGAAGCTTGTACTCAAAGGTTTCCATCTCAACCCTCCTCCTGCCGCTGTGGTCCAATACGGCTGGCCGTGCCTTAGTTGGTCGAATCTGCGACCTTGTTTTAACAATGATTATCGGCTGACTGTACGGAGGTTTAAAAGGCACCCTGTGCACGTAATCGGCGGTTTGTGCACATATATTGCCATTCATGCAGACAGTACCTACTTCGCGCCGATCCGGCTAACCTCCAGGCTTACAAAGCTGTTCACGCCTACTGATGCTCGCATTCTGCAGCTCAGGAATCGCCCATGTCCTTCGTGAACTTTTGATTGCTGGGGCGAATGCTGTTCCAAGAGAATGAACACCGCATATCTTGGTTTGTCGTCTGGGCGGTGTAAGCAACGCCATAAGCCGTCCAACACTAGAAAGAAGGGGCACTAGCAGCCAAAGTAAGCCCCCTTGAGGAGGATAAAAAGTGATTCCACCTAGTTTCCAGTACCATGCTCCTACGACGATTGCCCAAGCGGTCAAGCTGCTCGAGTCCCTCGGCGCGGATGCCAAGCTTCTGGCCGGCGGACACAGTCTGCTGCCGATGATGAAGTTGCGTTTTGCTGAGCCTTCACACCTGATCGACTTGAACCGTATCGAAGAGCTGCGCGGAGTGTGGGAGCGCGATGGTGTGATCCACATCGGAGCGATGACCACCGAAAACGACCTTATCACTTCATCTCTGCTACAGGAGAAGTGCCCATTGATTCCAGAAGCGGCAGCGCTGATCGCCGATCCACAGGTACGCAGCCGCGGGACAATCGGCGGCGATATTGCCCACGGCGATCCCGGAAACGATCATCCGGCAGTCATGTTGGCGCTCGAAGCCCAGTTCGTATTGACCGGTCCCCGGGGCGAGCGAGTGGTTCCAGCCAATGGCTTTTACCTTGGTACTTACTTTACCCAGCTGGAGGCAGACGAAATTCTCACCGAAATCCTGGTACCAGTGTCCTTACCGGGCAGCGGCTGGGCCTATGCCAAGCTCAAACGCAAGACTGGGGACTTTGCCATCGCTGCCGCTGCTGTCTATTTGCGGCTGGAAGGTGGCGTATGCAGCAGAGTCAATATCGCACTCACCAATGTTGCTCCGACCGCTGTCCGGGCCACTGAGGCGGAGCGCATGCTGGCCGGATCGGTGTTGAACGAAGCGCTCATCGAGCAAGCGGCGCAGCGGGCGATGGAGGCATGTGATCCGGCCGAAGACTTGCGCGGAGACCGCGAATACAAAACCCGTATGGCGTGCGAGATGGTCCGCCGT is drawn from Pelomicrobium methylotrophicum and contains these coding sequences:
- a CDS encoding class I fructose-bisphosphate aldolase, whose protein sequence is MSVVMKTAATDIEAMLGNEAKSLLGHVCKAIPKESLHLPGPDFVDRVVAMSDRKPSVLRSLQTLFNHGRLAGTGYLSILPVDQGVEHSGGASFAPNPMYFDPENIVKLAIEGGCNAVASTLGVLGAVARKYAHKIPFILKINHNEFLSYPNSYDQILFASVKQAFEMGACAVGATIYFGSEESKRQIQEITKAFEYAHELGMVTILWAYLRNPAFKQQDKDYHLAADLTGQANHLSVTLQADIVKQKMAETNGGYNVLKFGKTHAKVYSELTSDHPIDMVRYQVANCYMGRAGLINSGGESKGEGDLAQAVRTAVINKRAGGMGLISGRKAFQKPFKEGIALLNAIQDVYLSKDVTVA
- a CDS encoding LytR/AlgR family response regulator transcription factor, coding for METFEYKLQKFDPGVVLLDENNNVSSMNNVAIRVLGSIRGNPIGRNVFQLHPEKSREKIQWLLESAGKAAMCPMDSTPPMTMMITIPDRVLLIKVTKLLSEQRIAGTCLLFYDLTDITTRPCEGDGSPDRPRLLLKLPVYSKNQVLLLDLNDVVHLQSDGHYTNVYTRNQKHFCNLSLSDLQTRLNPQQYIRTHRCHLINIQHAKRFEKVDDHYLVIMDDEKETAIPVSRSKVQELKQILGLA
- a CDS encoding FAD binding domain-containing protein, which encodes MIPPSFQYHAPTTIAQAVKLLESLGADAKLLAGGHSLLPMMKLRFAEPSHLIDLNRIEELRGVWERDGVIHIGAMTTENDLITSSLLQEKCPLIPEAAALIADPQVRSRGTIGGDIAHGDPGNDHPAVMLALEAQFVLTGPRGERVVPANGFYLGTYFTQLEADEILTEILVPVSLPGSGWAYAKLKRKTGDFAIAAAAVYLRLEGGVCSRVNIALTNVAPTAVRATEAERMLAGSVLNEALIEQAAQRAMEACDPAEDLRGDREYKTRMACEMVRRALHQAVQRARGG